One Nitrospirota bacterium DNA segment encodes these proteins:
- the pgsA gene encoding CDP-diacylglycerol--glycerol-3-phosphate 3-phosphatidyltransferase, producing the protein MTSSRRTLKFNLPTALTLSRIVLIPLFIYVTPGNNVLGAAVFGVASLTDFLDGYLARRSGDITTFGIIVDPIADKFLVIAALILLVDMGRLSVLVAVIIIVREFLVTGLRGVALAKDMVIKAEMGGKLKTNAQIVAILCLILDRTVLGVDLYDVGVVAIWAAVVLAVVSGVQYMVNFWRKTVGAEAR; encoded by the coding sequence ATGACATCGTCGAGGCGTACGCTCAAGTTTAACCTGCCCACCGCCCTCACCCTGAGCAGGATAGTCCTCATCCCCCTGTTCATCTACGTCACGCCGGGCAACAACGTCCTGGGGGCCGCCGTCTTCGGGGTGGCCTCCCTCACGGATTTTCTCGACGGCTACCTGGCGCGGCGCTCCGGGGACATCACCACCTTCGGCATCATCGTGGACCCCATCGCCGACAAGTTCCTGGTCATCGCCGCGCTCATCCTCCTGGTGGACATGGGCCGGCTTTCGGTCCTGGTGGCGGTCATCATCATCGTCCGGGAATTTCTGGTCACCGGCCTGAGAGGGGTGGCCCTTGCCAAGGACATGGTCATCAAGGCCGAGATGGGCGGAAAACTGAAGACCAACGCCCAGATAGTGGCCATCCTCTGCCTCATCCTGGACCGCACCGTCCTGGGCGTGGACCTGTACGACGTGGGCGTGGTGGCCATCTGGGCGGCCGTGGTGCTGGCCGTGGTCTCGGGCGTGCAGTACATGGTCAATTTCTGGCGCAAGACGGTGGGTGCGGAGGCCCGATGA